In Acidimicrobiales bacterium, one DNA window encodes the following:
- a CDS encoding sugar transferase produces the protein MRSTTDAGASTPVERTRRRPGQRSVDLAVGLVASVATAPLIAVLLVGSAVVFRANPLFVQRRVGLGGKLIPVPKIRTLPPQAPTAADKHELVAVEIPAWGRWLRGLHLDELPQFWSMVAGHMSLVGPRPEMPRLAAQFDPEFAAARTTVRPGITGLWQISEAVSGLIHDAPEYDLAYLQLASGRFDAWVLGRTVRQYLPGGRAVTLDDLPAWVQIEPQQADAYSMTTSGGR, from the coding sequence GTGCGATCCACCACCGACGCAGGGGCGTCGACCCCGGTCGAGAGGACGAGGCGGCGTCCGGGCCAGCGCTCGGTCGACCTCGCCGTCGGTCTGGTCGCCTCGGTGGCCACGGCTCCGCTGATCGCGGTGCTGTTGGTCGGCTCGGCGGTGGTGTTCCGCGCCAACCCGCTGTTCGTGCAGCGGCGCGTGGGCCTTGGCGGCAAGCTCATCCCGGTGCCGAAGATCCGCACCCTGCCACCGCAGGCGCCGACCGCGGCCGACAAGCACGAGCTGGTCGCGGTGGAGATCCCGGCGTGGGGTCGGTGGTTGCGGGGCCTGCATCTCGACGAGCTGCCCCAGTTCTGGTCGATGGTGGCCGGCCACATGAGCCTGGTGGGTCCACGCCCGGAGATGCCGCGGCTCGCGGCGCAGTTCGATCCCGAGTTCGCCGCGGCACGCACCACGGTGCGGCCGGGCATCACCGGGCTGTGGCAGATCTCCGAGGCGGTGTCGGGGCTGATCCACGATGCACCGGAGTACGATCTGGCCTATCTGCAGCTCGCCAGTGGCCGCTTCGACGCCTGGGTGCTGGGCCGGACGGTTCGCCAGTACCTGCCCGGCGGGCGGGCGGTCACACTCGACGATCTTCCCGCCTGGGTTCAGATCGAGCCCCAGCAGGCCGACGCATACTCCATGACGACGTCGGGAGGCCGATGA
- a CDS encoding GDP-L-fucose synthase — protein MMMDRDAPIFVAGHRGLVGSAVVRRLEAEGCTNILTATRDQLDLRDQAAVTYWFRANRPEYVFLVAGTVGGIMANSTRPAEFIYDNLMIHATVVHAAHEFGARKLLYLGSSCIYPREAPQPMTEDALLTGLLEPTNEAYAIAKIAGIKLCESYRSQYGDDFISAMPTNLYGPGDNFDLEGGHVLPALMRRFHEAKLAGVNELQVWGTGSPKREFLHVDDLADACLFLMDHYSGNTHINVGTGEDLAIRELAESMRDVVHPDAELVWDTSKPDGSPRKLLDVSKLHDLGWKHRIDLRIGIEDTYAWFCAQDPATLRGADAELVS, from the coding sequence ATGATGATGGACCGAGACGCACCGATCTTCGTGGCGGGCCACCGGGGCCTGGTGGGGTCAGCGGTGGTCCGTCGCCTCGAGGCCGAGGGCTGCACCAACATCCTCACCGCCACCCGCGACCAGCTCGACCTGCGCGACCAGGCGGCGGTCACCTACTGGTTCCGGGCCAACCGGCCCGAGTACGTGTTCCTGGTGGCGGGCACCGTCGGCGGCATCATGGCCAACTCCACCCGTCCGGCCGAGTTCATCTACGACAACTTGATGATCCACGCCACGGTGGTCCACGCCGCCCACGAGTTCGGCGCCCGCAAGCTGTTGTACCTGGGCAGCTCGTGCATCTACCCGCGTGAAGCACCCCAGCCGATGACCGAGGACGCGCTGCTCACCGGGCTGTTGGAGCCCACCAACGAGGCCTATGCCATCGCCAAGATCGCCGGCATCAAGCTGTGCGAGAGCTACCGCAGCCAGTACGGCGACGACTTCATCTCGGCCATGCCCACCAACCTGTACGGCCCGGGCGACAACTTCGATCTCGAGGGCGGCCACGTACTGCCGGCGCTGATGCGCCGGTTCCACGAGGCGAAGCTGGCTGGGGTCAACGAGCTGCAGGTGTGGGGCACCGGGAGCCCCAAGCGCGAGTTCCTCCACGTCGACGACCTGGCCGACGCCTGCCTGTTCCTGATGGACCACTACAGCGGCAACACCCACATCAACGTCGGCACCGGCGAGGATCTCGCCATCCGCGAGCTGGCCGAGAGCATGCGCGACGTGGTGCATCCTGACGCCGAGCTGGTGTGGGACACCTCCAAGCCCGACGGGTCGCCCCGCAAGCTGCTCGACGTGTCGAAGCTGCACGACCTGGGCTGGAAGCACCGAATCGACCTGCGCATCGGCATCGAGGACACCTACGCCTGGTTCTGTGCCCAGGACCCCGCTACCTTGCGGGGAGCGGACGCCGAGCTGGTGAGCTGA
- a CDS encoding class I SAM-dependent methyltransferase, producing MGGKQDLRGSGILGEAASSVPGVPSVKRVVRSSARAYTALREHLASRRQSAQAAADIRALVALSTIPTGYLPWSGSALQPTTAQRLLNNIVVNERRRIVELGAGVSTLLIAGLNRSLGLHLHLTSVDQSAEWLEFIGSRAREIDPTLAIQCIHAPLRPYGSGPFRINRWYERDAIAEIAGPIDLLIVDGPTAGERHTAHDRWPALPELLEQLSDSCAVLMDDTHRRGERRIVRDWRTSNPDFAIRRMVQATFLSRGTSWTT from the coding sequence GTGGGCGGCAAGCAGGATCTCAGGGGCAGCGGAATCCTCGGCGAAGCTGCCTCATCGGTACCGGGCGTCCCCAGTGTGAAGCGGGTGGTCCGAAGCTCTGCCCGCGCCTATACGGCACTCCGAGAGCACCTTGCGAGTAGGCGCCAGTCGGCTCAGGCAGCCGCGGACATTCGCGCGCTCGTGGCGTTGAGCACCATCCCAACCGGGTATTTGCCCTGGTCTGGGTCGGCGCTTCAGCCCACGACCGCCCAGCGGCTGCTCAACAACATCGTCGTGAATGAGCGAAGACGAATCGTGGAACTCGGCGCCGGAGTCAGCACGTTGCTGATTGCAGGACTGAACCGCTCGCTGGGTCTTCATCTACATCTCACTAGCGTCGATCAGAGCGCGGAGTGGCTCGAATTCATTGGATCGCGGGCAAGGGAGATCGACCCAACGCTCGCCATACAGTGCATCCATGCACCGCTGAGGCCATACGGCAGCGGCCCGTTCCGGATCAACCGGTGGTACGAACGTGACGCGATAGCGGAGATAGCCGGCCCGATCGACCTCTTGATCGTGGACGGCCCAACCGCTGGCGAGCGGCACACTGCACACGACCGATGGCCCGCGCTTCCTGAGCTCCTCGAACAGCTCTCCGACTCCTGTGCTGTGCTGATGGACGACACGCACCGAAGGGGCGAACGGAGAATCGTCAGGGACTGGCGCACATCCAACCCGGACTTTGCCATTCGCCGAATGGTGCAGGCGACCTTTCTCAGTCGTGGCACGTCGTGGACCACCTGA
- a CDS encoding WecB/TagA/CpsF family glycosyltransferase, giving the protein MDHLSATTHELESGTGQARHMRICTARIDALDANASADAIIARAGTPTAVHLCNAYTLSIASKEPMFAALLDRGDLNLPDGMPLVWIARRLGIPLSGRAYGPDVMANVLDRGRALGLRHYLFGSSTNVLESLTTRIEERWPGANIVGAESPPYRELTDTEAEAATKRISSTSPDVVWVGLGTPAQDRFVDRFRDRISAPLVAVGAAFDFHAGTKKQAPIPLQRVGLEWAWRLANEPRRLAGRYVLGNTRFIAANVRERPRLVAGDR; this is encoded by the coding sequence GTGGACCACCTGAGCGCCACCACCCACGAACTGGAGTCCGGCACAGGGCAGGCGCGGCACATGCGGATCTGTACGGCCCGCATCGATGCGCTCGACGCCAACGCGTCCGCGGACGCAATCATTGCTAGAGCAGGCACGCCAACGGCGGTTCACTTGTGCAATGCGTACACCTTGTCTATCGCGTCGAAGGAGCCGATGTTCGCTGCTCTGCTGGACCGGGGTGACCTGAACCTGCCCGATGGCATGCCCCTTGTTTGGATCGCACGACGCCTGGGGATACCGCTTTCCGGTCGAGCCTACGGCCCCGACGTGATGGCGAACGTGCTGGACCGTGGTCGCGCCCTCGGGCTCAGGCACTATCTCTTCGGAAGCTCGACCAACGTCCTCGAGTCGCTCACTACACGGATCGAGGAGCGCTGGCCGGGGGCCAACATCGTCGGAGCGGAGTCGCCACCGTATCGTGAGCTCACCGACACGGAGGCTGAGGCCGCCACGAAGCGGATCAGCTCTACCTCGCCCGACGTCGTTTGGGTGGGCCTCGGAACGCCGGCGCAGGACCGTTTCGTCGACCGGTTCCGTGACCGGATCAGTGCCCCGCTCGTCGCGGTCGGCGCCGCCTTCGACTTCCACGCGGGAACGAAGAAGCAGGCGCCGATCCCCCTGCAGCGAGTGGGGTTGGAGTGGGCTTGGCGTCTAGCCAACGAACCCCGGCGCCTCGCCGGTCGCTACGTTCTTGGCAACACCCGGTTCATCGCGGCCAACGTAAGGGAGCGACCCCGACTCGTCGCCGGGGACCGATGA
- a CDS encoding glycosyltransferase: MLVVFRGQGPEAYPGIVAGWEQLAAKGEIQHFEHLAIDTKVPPDPARVWSEICNRVVEGDLDTLVLHHFHTQMLGDPRPWLEQLRKQVPNLFITTLNGDAFTNGYLGRPAPPKMLLQAAEMSDLVLTTSMGTLGDLLARHATAPVVWQPNGVFPERFQVPVPLGQPDFDVVFIGSNNRSRNLLKPYHWMARRRERMIRGLASRFGARLGVFGHGWEGVPGWQGPVPFNKQWGAARRGKVVVGGVPFSTNRYYLSNRPFIQIAAGVPFVDLRVDGIGLILRDGEHWHLGDDIDSLIDLCSHFVSLPDDEWQELGRAAADEMLERHTEPVRVRSTLNTIRAVQASRRVPVSPVRPDLSAFLPEVDVAAELPLATRNWPAASEQRTGR; the protein is encoded by the coding sequence GTGCTGGTGGTGTTCCGGGGTCAGGGGCCCGAGGCCTACCCGGGCATCGTTGCGGGATGGGAGCAGCTCGCAGCGAAGGGAGAGATCCAGCACTTCGAGCACCTGGCGATCGACACCAAGGTCCCGCCAGATCCAGCGCGGGTGTGGAGTGAGATCTGCAACCGGGTGGTCGAGGGCGACCTCGACACCTTGGTGTTGCACCACTTCCACACGCAGATGCTCGGCGATCCCCGCCCCTGGCTTGAACAGCTCCGAAAGCAGGTACCCAACCTGTTCATCACGACGCTGAACGGCGATGCGTTCACGAACGGATACCTGGGCCGTCCAGCCCCACCCAAGATGCTCCTGCAAGCGGCCGAGATGTCCGACCTCGTCCTCACGACCTCGATGGGCACGCTCGGCGATCTACTGGCACGCCACGCCACCGCACCCGTGGTGTGGCAACCCAATGGTGTGTTCCCCGAGCGTTTCCAAGTGCCTGTCCCACTCGGTCAACCTGATTTCGATGTGGTGTTCATCGGTAGCAACAACCGGTCCCGGAACCTGCTCAAGCCCTATCATTGGATGGCCCGTCGGCGCGAACGCATGATCCGAGGGCTTGCTTCACGCTTCGGTGCCCGGCTGGGGGTGTTCGGCCATGGTTGGGAGGGAGTCCCCGGGTGGCAGGGGCCGGTGCCGTTCAACAAGCAGTGGGGGGCCGCGCGACGAGGCAAAGTGGTGGTGGGCGGTGTTCCCTTCAGCACCAACCGCTACTACCTGTCGAACCGTCCCTTCATCCAGATCGCCGCCGGGGTCCCGTTCGTCGATCTTCGTGTCGACGGAATCGGCTTGATCCTCCGCGACGGCGAGCACTGGCATCTTGGCGACGACATCGACTCCCTGATCGACCTGTGCAGCCACTTCGTCTCGTTGCCCGATGATGAATGGCAAGAGCTTGGTCGTGCCGCTGCAGACGAGATGCTCGAACGTCACACCGAACCGGTTCGGGTGAGGTCGACACTCAATACGATCCGAGCTGTCCAGGCGAGTCGCCGAGTCCCGGTTTCTCCGGTTCGCCCTGACCTCTCCGCGTTCCTCCCCGAGGTCGACGTCGCGGCGGAGCTACCCCTCGCCACCCGCAACTGGCCAGCTGCCTCTGAGCAAAGGACCGGCAGGTGA
- a CDS encoding glycosyltransferase family 4 protein: MARLNHELSSDSGSSDSRSTPRHIGVVAPVDLNVLSPMIDGPRASTEGYAARVTSELVVGLHAQGSEVSVYTLSADPRDHCSMSGDRLRIHVLPMRTEGRARDFFRTEIDSLIGAIRADPPDVLHAHWTYEFALAALRTEIPTIVTVRDWGPQILRYHPHPYRLVRLAMQARVLRSAPHLTANSPYIAGKVKHWYRRDVPVIPNGVQVPDALPDREPQPALTIGSVNNGFGGRKNVGTLIKAFSRIRAELPDSRLRLVGSGFEPDGKAQRWALERSLAHGVEFVGPLPSDEIPGFMRSIELLVHPSLEESFGRTLIEAMVEGTLVIGGERSGAVPWVLGNGTAGSLVDVRSSRAIADMVLAIAADAPAWPAMRARAFDRVAREFSMESVTEAYLDIYRSVLGV, translated from the coding sequence ATGGCCCGATTGAATCACGAGCTTTCGTCGGACAGCGGTTCCTCAGACAGTCGCTCTACCCCTCGACATATTGGCGTGGTAGCCCCAGTTGATCTCAATGTTCTCAGTCCCATGATCGACGGGCCGCGTGCCTCGACAGAGGGCTATGCGGCTCGTGTCACATCGGAGCTTGTCGTTGGTCTGCACGCTCAAGGATCGGAGGTGAGCGTCTACACGCTCTCGGCAGACCCTCGTGACCATTGCTCCATGAGCGGCGACCGACTACGAATCCATGTTCTGCCGATGAGGACTGAAGGCCGGGCGCGAGACTTCTTCCGAACTGAGATCGACTCGCTCATCGGGGCGATTCGAGCCGACCCTCCCGACGTCCTTCATGCGCACTGGACCTATGAATTTGCCCTCGCTGCGCTCCGAACGGAGATTCCAACAATCGTTACGGTGCGCGACTGGGGTCCCCAGATTCTGCGGTATCACCCCCACCCGTATCGTCTGGTGCGCTTGGCTATGCAGGCACGGGTCCTGAGGAGTGCCCCCCACCTCACCGCGAACTCTCCGTACATCGCTGGCAAGGTCAAGCATTGGTACCGCCGCGACGTACCTGTGATCCCCAACGGAGTCCAGGTGCCCGACGCATTGCCCGACCGCGAACCGCAACCGGCGCTCACCATCGGATCGGTCAACAACGGCTTCGGGGGTCGAAAGAACGTGGGAACGCTCATCAAGGCGTTCAGCCGGATCCGAGCGGAGTTGCCCGACTCCAGGCTCCGACTGGTCGGTTCAGGCTTTGAGCCCGACGGCAAGGCCCAACGATGGGCATTGGAGCGCAGCCTGGCCCACGGGGTCGAGTTCGTCGGGCCGCTCCCGTCGGACGAGATCCCTGGCTTCATGCGCTCGATCGAGCTGCTGGTGCACCCGTCGCTCGAGGAGTCGTTCGGGAGAACATTGATCGAGGCCATGGTCGAGGGGACGCTCGTCATTGGCGGCGAGCGGAGCGGAGCCGTCCCGTGGGTTCTAGGCAACGGCACCGCCGGAAGCCTCGTGGACGTGCGGTCCTCGCGAGCCATCGCCGACATGGTCCTCGCTATCGCAGCGGACGCGCCCGCCTGGCCGGCGATGCGGGCTCGAGCGTTCGACCGTGTAGCCCGCGAGTTCTCGATGGAGTCCGTCACCGAGGCCTACCTGGACATCTACCGATCGGTCCTCGGGGTATAG
- a CDS encoding acyltransferase: MEVGAQISIGAGTGLSGVSLCSVRSIEIGNNCLIGADVMIADTDFHAISPIRHRHAPKPLGSLNDRVRIGSNVFIGARSIVLKGVSIGDDAVIGAGSVVTGDVPSGAIAAGSPAKVVGTAWPD, translated from the coding sequence ATGGAAGTCGGCGCACAGATCAGCATCGGCGCGGGTACCGGGCTCAGTGGCGTGAGCCTTTGTTCGGTGCGGTCAATTGAGATCGGAAATAATTGCCTGATCGGTGCGGATGTAATGATTGCCGACACAGACTTTCACGCGATCTCTCCGATCCGCCATCGGCATGCGCCCAAGCCGCTGGGTTCGCTTAACGATAGGGTGCGCATTGGTAGCAATGTCTTCATCGGTGCTCGCTCAATTGTACTCAAGGGCGTCTCAATCGGAGATGATGCGGTTATCGGAGCGGGCTCGGTCGTGACGGGCGACGTACCCAGTGGCGCAATCGCTGCAGGTAGTCCAGCCAAAGTTGTGGGTACAGCATGGCCCGATTGA
- a CDS encoding glycosyltransferase family 2 protein: MSQRMAVLLTCHNRREKTLACLRSLHDDLDGRFAFEVFLTDDGSTDGTSEAVVAEFPEVHVISADGSLFWCRGMELAWKQALTGSFDAYLWVNDDVEFLPGALARLLERVEERLGEGREPAIVVGSVVDPDTGQLTYGGSILTSGWHPGRMSKVEPDDHDFVPVDTFNGNVVLVPHAAVERIGILDPVFSHATGDNDYGLRAAAAGVPVLLGPGAVGVCSRNPPATPSLRTLFGRKGLPIRDWYVYTRRHGGRHRWPVAFISPYIRALVTLIRGMR; the protein is encoded by the coding sequence ATGAGCCAACGTATGGCGGTGCTGCTCACCTGTCACAACCGGCGCGAGAAGACCCTGGCCTGCCTGCGCTCGCTCCACGACGACCTGGACGGGCGGTTCGCCTTCGAGGTGTTCCTCACCGATGACGGCAGCACGGACGGAACGTCGGAGGCGGTGGTTGCCGAGTTCCCCGAGGTCCATGTGATCTCCGCCGACGGCAGTCTCTTCTGGTGTCGGGGCATGGAGCTCGCCTGGAAGCAGGCACTAACCGGCTCCTTCGACGCGTACCTGTGGGTCAACGATGACGTTGAGTTCCTCCCCGGTGCACTCGCCCGTCTGCTCGAACGGGTTGAGGAGCGCTTGGGCGAGGGCCGCGAGCCAGCCATCGTCGTCGGCTCGGTCGTCGATCCCGACACCGGGCAGTTGACCTATGGCGGATCGATCCTCACCAGCGGCTGGCACCCCGGTCGCATGAGCAAGGTCGAGCCCGATGATCACGACTTCGTCCCCGTCGACACCTTCAACGGCAATGTCGTGCTGGTCCCACACGCTGCGGTCGAACGGATCGGGATTCTCGATCCGGTGTTCTCCCACGCCACCGGTGACAACGACTACGGCCTCCGGGCTGCCGCGGCAGGGGTTCCCGTTCTCCTCGGCCCTGGCGCCGTCGGGGTCTGCAGCAGGAACCCACCGGCGACGCCATCACTGCGCACTCTCTTCGGCCGCAAGGGTCTCCCGATCCGGGACTGGTACGTCTACACCCGGCGCCATGGAGGTCGCCACCGATGGCCCGTTGCGTTCATCTCGCCCTACATCCGAGCACTTGTGACTCTCATCCGAGGTATGAGATGA
- a CDS encoding glycosyltransferase yields the protein MQVHQIRAPWHQLPIGLDGGGGATLVCSDEPDSADRGGSLESSIWNKHVSQSVVWLAQGFREYRRAFLHMVQARLGEAGVTFIAAHTHAALHTNQPGELRDTCPSMPLRAKRWRPLGREVLVSAFPPEWLNADLVVLPESIAYPTAWSILAARAVRNRRTAIFGHGTDFAKPGRDDLAEKLNRWRMRHLDWWFAYNEPSVDAVVDRGMPKDRVTSVQNTLDTEGLATVRAQLTNEEHQALRSELGVGAGPIGLFMGALYPNKRPDLLIAIAQRIRTRHPGFALLIVGDGELATTVEQARAARPWVVRVPGDTTEGRARYWAIADVALYPSAAGLAINEALRLGVPPVISSRFPHGPEASYVQHDVSGLIVDSNDPQVIADQVADLLSDAERSKRLSAGARAVGSELTIDEMVKRFSHGVLEALERAPHRVEERGQQ from the coding sequence ATGCAGGTTCACCAGATTCGTGCGCCTTGGCATCAGCTGCCGATCGGTCTGGACGGCGGCGGAGGTGCCACACTGGTGTGTAGTGATGAACCTGATTCGGCCGACCGAGGAGGGAGCCTCGAATCCTCGATCTGGAACAAGCACGTGAGCCAGTCGGTCGTGTGGCTAGCGCAGGGGTTTCGGGAGTACCGGCGCGCCTTCCTCCACATGGTGCAAGCGCGCCTGGGGGAGGCTGGGGTCACATTCATCGCAGCGCACACTCACGCCGCGTTGCACACCAACCAGCCTGGGGAGCTGCGCGATACCTGCCCGTCAATGCCGCTTCGGGCCAAGCGTTGGCGACCGCTAGGTCGAGAGGTGCTCGTCTCAGCGTTCCCTCCAGAGTGGTTGAACGCTGACCTTGTCGTGTTGCCAGAGAGCATCGCCTATCCCACGGCCTGGTCGATCCTGGCCGCTCGGGCTGTTCGGAATCGACGCACAGCAATCTTCGGGCACGGGACCGACTTCGCCAAGCCGGGTCGAGACGACCTGGCAGAGAAGCTCAATCGGTGGCGGATGCGCCACCTGGATTGGTGGTTCGCCTACAACGAGCCGAGCGTTGATGCCGTGGTTGATCGTGGCATGCCCAAGGATCGGGTGACCTCGGTCCAGAACACGCTTGACACAGAGGGCCTCGCTACGGTTCGCGCCCAACTAACGAACGAGGAGCATCAGGCCCTCCGTTCGGAACTCGGCGTAGGTGCTGGACCGATTGGTCTTTTCATGGGGGCGCTATATCCGAACAAGCGGCCCGACCTTCTGATTGCGATCGCGCAACGCATAAGGACACGGCATCCAGGGTTCGCGCTCCTGATAGTCGGTGACGGAGAGTTGGCCACAACGGTCGAACAGGCGAGGGCAGCGCGCCCCTGGGTGGTGCGCGTGCCGGGGGATACGACTGAGGGGCGCGCACGGTACTGGGCGATCGCCGATGTTGCGCTTTACCCATCGGCGGCAGGATTGGCGATCAACGAAGCGTTGAGGCTCGGGGTTCCACCCGTCATCTCGTCACGGTTCCCCCACGGGCCAGAGGCGAGCTACGTGCAGCACGATGTGAGCGGGCTCATCGTCGACTCGAACGATCCACAGGTCATCGCTGATCAGGTCGCCGACCTCTTGTCCGATGCCGAGCGATCGAAGCGGTTGTCTGCCGGAGCGCGAGCGGTCGGATCTGAGTTGACGATCGACGAGATGGTCAAGCGGTTCTCCCACGGTGTGCTGGAGGCGTTGGAGCGGGCTCCTCATCGCGTCGAGGAGCGAGGCCAGCAATGA
- a CDS encoding FABP family protein, translating into MHPDLEALAMLVGTWEGRGHGEYPTIDPFDYDERVRFADTGKRFLVYQQRTTDSVTGDPLHVESGYWRPSPPDRVEVVVSHPTGHAEVSEGFVSPGRIELRSVAVNHTTTAKRVDAVERIITVDGDTLRYAMWMAAVGEPLTQHLSAELARVDE; encoded by the coding sequence ATGCACCCCGATCTGGAAGCGCTCGCGATGCTGGTCGGAACGTGGGAGGGACGCGGCCACGGCGAGTACCCCACCATCGACCCGTTCGACTACGACGAGCGGGTCCGGTTCGCCGACACCGGCAAGCGGTTCCTGGTGTACCAGCAGCGCACCACCGACTCGGTCACCGGCGACCCGCTCCACGTCGAGTCGGGGTACTGGCGGCCGTCGCCCCCGGACCGGGTCGAGGTCGTGGTGTCGCACCCGACCGGTCACGCCGAGGTGTCCGAGGGCTTCGTCAGCCCTGGCCGCATCGAGCTGCGCAGCGTTGCGGTGAACCACACCACCACCGCCAAGCGGGTCGATGCCGTCGAACGGATCATCACCGTCGACGGCGACACCCTGCGCTACGCGATGTGGATGGCCGCCGTGGGCGAGCCCCTCACCCAGCACCTGAGCGCCGAGCTGGCCCGGGTCGACGAATGA
- a CDS encoding Wzz/FepE/Etk N-terminal domain-containing protein produces MVPERDPGEIELRDYLVVLIRRWWVIVVAVVLVVAAAALATFTQPSRYRAEAEVLLTEPSSAAVLGVDVSEAMPAVGDEVRTAGSTEVTDEVRAVVGSEPQLSVRSDEEARLLTFSAVSDSAERAAEAAGLHAQTFIEHRRELLLEEYRGALERLEEREAELTSELDEMRDELAVAEAGVDPESANRSFELDRVRADHHRRAQAVEGELAEVGAQIDRLALVVEFVQDGGAEVVSEAAVPGAPFEPATSRNLALAVVVGLMLGVGAVFVLEYLDRSLCTPRELEAAAMGLPVLATIPRLARSGAGDALALRDAPQSASADSYRVLRAALRSALGPEAGHTLGVVGVTPGCGASTTAANLALACARSGQRVVLVDCDMRQPRIHELFGVDEAPGFTSVLGGDVGLESAAHRLADQSGLVVITAGAAPEDPAELLAGARASSLVASVAAQADLVIVDLPPALAAADVFAAVPWLDGVVVVVEAGRTRDDEVAEVVTEMDRAGARLLGTVLNRGSTTRVTGYGSRRVAPAGRRPDGREPAGPEWGPLPDHGSVDSSTHQ; encoded by the coding sequence ATGGTGCCCGAACGAGATCCTGGCGAGATCGAGCTGCGCGACTACCTGGTGGTGCTGATCCGCAGGTGGTGGGTGATCGTGGTGGCGGTGGTGCTGGTGGTGGCCGCCGCGGCACTGGCGACCTTCACCCAGCCGTCGCGCTACCGGGCCGAGGCCGAGGTGCTGCTCACCGAGCCCAGCTCGGCTGCGGTCCTCGGGGTCGACGTGTCAGAGGCGATGCCCGCCGTCGGCGACGAGGTGCGCACCGCCGGCTCCACCGAGGTCACCGACGAGGTGCGGGCGGTGGTCGGGTCCGAGCCGCAGCTCTCGGTCCGCTCCGACGAGGAGGCGCGCCTTCTGACCTTCAGCGCGGTGAGCGACTCTGCGGAGCGTGCCGCCGAGGCCGCAGGGCTGCACGCGCAGACCTTCATCGAGCACCGACGCGAGCTGTTGCTCGAGGAGTACCGGGGCGCGCTGGAGCGTCTCGAGGAGCGCGAGGCGGAGCTCACCTCCGAGCTGGACGAGATGCGCGACGAGCTGGCGGTGGCCGAGGCTGGCGTCGACCCCGAGAGCGCCAACCGCAGCTTCGAGCTCGACCGGGTCCGGGCCGATCACCACCGGCGGGCCCAGGCGGTGGAGGGCGAGCTGGCCGAGGTGGGCGCCCAGATCGATCGGCTGGCGCTGGTGGTCGAGTTCGTGCAGGACGGCGGGGCCGAGGTCGTCTCCGAGGCCGCGGTGCCGGGAGCCCCGTTCGAGCCCGCCACGTCTCGCAACCTCGCGCTCGCGGTCGTGGTCGGGCTCATGCTCGGTGTGGGGGCGGTCTTCGTCCTCGAGTACCTCGACCGCTCCCTCTGCACCCCGCGTGAGCTCGAGGCGGCGGCGATGGGTCTGCCGGTGCTGGCCACGATCCCGCGACTTGCTCGTTCGGGTGCGGGCGACGCATTGGCGCTGCGCGATGCGCCGCAGTCGGCCAGCGCCGACTCCTACCGGGTGCTGCGCGCCGCGTTGCGCAGCGCCTTGGGGCCCGAGGCGGGACACACCCTCGGGGTGGTGGGGGTCACGCCGGGCTGTGGGGCCAGCACCACCGCAGCCAACCTGGCCCTGGCGTGTGCTCGGTCCGGACAGCGGGTGGTGTTGGTGGATTGCGACATGCGCCAGCCACGCATCCACGAGCTGTTCGGTGTCGACGAGGCTCCGGGGTTCACCAGCGTGCTCGGTGGCGACGTGGGCCTCGAGTCCGCTGCCCATCGCCTTGCCGACCAGTCCGGGCTGGTGGTGATCACCGCCGGGGCTGCTCCGGAGGATCCCGCCGAGCTGTTGGCCGGAGCCCGGGCCAGCAGCCTCGTCGCCTCCGTTGCCGCCCAGGCCGACCTGGTGATCGTCGACCTTCCCCCTGCGCTGGCCGCGGCCGACGTGTTCGCCGCCGTTCCGTGGCTCGACGGGGTGGTCGTGGTCGTCGAGGCGGGCCGGACCCGTGACGACGAGGTGGCCGAGGTGGTCACCGAGATGGATCGGGCGGGGGCCCGCCTTCTTGGCACGGTGCTCAACCGGGGGAGCACTACCCGGGTGACCGGATACGGGTCTCGTCGAGTGGCGCCTGCTGGGCGCCGCCCGGACGGTCGGGAGCCGGCCGGCCCCGAGTGGGGTCCGCTGCCGGATCACGGCTCGGTCGACTCGTCGACCCACCAGTAG